A genomic window from Plasmodium malariae genome assembly, chromosome: 10 includes:
- the PmUG01_10046700 gene encoding uncharacterized protein yields MKRALNITFYLIFFYFCIYISSARPTNNDNNEQGINNRKNNLRKGSEYNGQLIGSSDNGDTNLQQDGNHINMVGNDGHGASGGDNTRESTVNLRSVQAEGVESQSGTTHHEHGSGLTTSTETAVEGCTKPDCTDCTRGDRTVCPEESCTERSTGSRTECSTEGAKCSDQKCTKCNSTTSETTSHTGHSEGSSGVSDTTVQTPVRDSQTSQNRTNSEQADVRSEDQGSKSEPDTTVTNSLQEITLTDKGNIDITNEEELVKEEIEDVDNDDTEEEEEQEQVITEDTIKEDMEEEEEDDEDEEEEEQEEEQIQQENEKETSQKNEEKESRTNDTKAHDSLAKDYREDIEIKKMADTFVSTLISLLDNSNGVNSTIKDLSKDITQFLLT; encoded by the coding sequence ATGAAGAGAGCTTtgaatattactttttatttaatttttttttatttctgtatatatataagtagtGCTAGACCGACAAATAACGATAACAATGAGCAAggtataaataatagaaaaaataatttaagaaaagGTTCTGAGTACAATGGTCAACTGATTGGTAGTAGTGATAATGGAGATACAAATTTACAACAAGACGGAAATCATATCAATATGGTAGGTAATGATGGTCACGGTGCAAGTGGTGGTGATAATACAAGAGAAAGTACTGTTAATCTGAGGAGCGTTCAAGCAGAAGGTGTAGAATCTCAATCTGGAACTACACATCATGAACATGGATCAGGTCTTACTACATCCACAGAAACAGCTGTTGAAGGCTGTACAAAACCAGATTGTACGGATTGTACAAGAGGTGATCGCACTGTATGTCCAGAAGAAAGCTGTACTGAACGTTCAACAGGAAGCCGTACTGAATGTTCAACAGAAGGGGCTAAATGCTCAGAtcaaaaatgtacaaaatgtAATAGTACTACAAGTGAAACTACAAGTCATACGGGACATTCAGAAGGTTCGAGTGGAGTAAGCGATACAACAGTTCAAACCCCAGTAAGGGATTCCCAAACATCCCAAAATCGTACAAACAGTGAGCAAGCAGATGTAAGATCTGAGGATCAAGGAAGTAAAAGTGAACCAGACACAACAGTAACCAATTCACTACAGGAAATAACATTAACTGATAAAGGTAATATTGATATAACCAATGAGGAGGAGCTCGTAAAAGAGGAGATTGAAGATGTTGACAATGATGATAcagaagaagaggaagagcAAGAGCAAGTAATAACTGAAGATACAATAAAAGAAGATatggaagaagaagaagaagatgaTGAGGATGAAGAGGAAGAGGAACAAGAAGAGGAACAAATACAGCAGGAAAACGAAAAAGAGACatcacaaaaaaatgaagaaaaagaatcCAGAACAAATGATACTAAGGCCCATGATTCACTTGCTAAAGATTACAGAGAAGatattgaaattaaaaaaatggcTGATACATTTGTTAGCACATTGATTAGTTTACTCGATAATTCTAATGGGGTTAATAGTACAATCAAAGATTTATCAAAAGATATTACTCAATTTTTATTGACATAA